In the genome of Telluria mixta, the window GTCGTTGTCCGGATCCAGGCCGGTCATCTCCATGTCGATCCAGACCAGGTTGAATTCGTTCGGACGCGGGGTGGATACTTCGGTGGGGTTGGCTTGTGACATAATTCTCTCTTCGCTGTTAAAGCTTTAATCAGTCGGGGTCAGAGCACAACCGTGAAATTCGTGCTCTGACCCCGAAAAACAGGATTTTCTCACAGGCACAGAATGCTTTCATCCGCGTTTTCGGTTTTGTTCGTCGTCTTTCTCCTGCTCACGCTCGGCCTGAGGTACTGGCTGGCGCGCCGCCACATCCGCCACGTGCTGGCGCACCGGGCGCAGGTGCCGGCCGAATTCGCCGCCAGGATTCCCCTGTCCGCCCACCAGAAGGCTGCCGACTACACGGTCGCCAAGACCCGCTTCGGCCTGTGGGGCGCGCTGTGGAACACGCTCGTGCTGACCGGTTTTACCTTGCTGGGCGGCCTGCAGGCGCTGTCGACGGCGCTGCTGCACGCGACCGGTCCCGGTATGGTGCACCAGATCCTGCTGATCGTCGCGTTCGCCATCGTCTCCGGCGCGCTCGACCTGCCGTTCTCGTACTACCGCCAGTTCGTGCTGGAAGAACGCTTCGGCTTCAACAAGATGACGGTCGGGCTGTGGATCGCCGACGCCGTCAAGGGCGGACTCGTCGGCGCCGTCATCGGCCTGCCGCTGCTGTGGGTCGTCCTCACCCTGATGGACAAGACGGGCGCCCTGTGGTGGCTGTACGCCTGGCTCGTGTGGAGCGGCTTCCAGCTGCTGATGATGGTGCTGTACCCGACCGTCATCGCGCCGCTGTTCAACAAGTTCACGCCGCTCACGGACGACAAGCTGAAGGACCGCATCGAAGGCCTCATGACGCGCGTCGGCTTTGCGGCCAAGGGCCTGTTCGTCATGGACGGCAGCAAGCGCTCCGCGCACGGCAACGCCTATTTTTCCGGCTTCGGTTCGAACAAGCGCATCGTGTTCTTCGACACGCTGCTGTCGCGCCTGGCCCCGGAAGAGATCGAGGCGGTGCTGGCGCACGAGCTGGGCCACTTCAAGCTGAAGCACATCATCAAGCGCATCGGCGTGCTGTTCGTGCTGTCGCTCGCGTTCCTCGCCCTGCTCGGCTGGCTCAAGACGCAGGTGTGGTTTTACACGGGCCTGGGCGTGCTGCCGCTGCTGGGCCAGTCGAACGACGCCATGGCCCTGCTGCTGTTCTCGCTCGTGCTGCCGGTGTTCACGTTCCCGTTCTCGCCGCTGACGTCGATCACGTCGCGCAAGCATGAATTCGAGGCCGACGCGTTCGCCGCGAGCCACAGCGATGCGCGCGACCTCGTGTCGGCCCTCGTCAAGATGTACGAGGACAATGCCTCGACGCTGACGCCAGACCCGATCCACTCCGCGTTCTACGATTCGCACCCGCCGGCGTCGGTGCGCATCCGTCACCTGCACCTCACGGGGGCTGCATGAGCCTCGTCGACCGCCACTGTGTGCACGGCGCGCCCGCGCTGGACGATGCCGCTCTGCCGCCCCTGCTGGCCGAGATCCCCGACTGGCGTGTGAACGGCAATCGCATCGAGCGCGAATTCGTGTTCCGCGATTTTCACGAGACGATGGAATTCGTGAACGCCCTCGCCTTCATGATCCACCGCGAAGACCACCACCCCGATCTCACCGTCGGCTACCGGCGTTGCACCGCGGCGTGGACGACGCATTCGGCCGGCAACCGCCTGTCCGACAACGATTTTATTTGCGCGGCCAAAGCGGATGCGCTGTACGCGGGACGGGCTGGCGCATGAGCAAACAAGAATTCACAGGTACCATCGTCGCGGCACACGGCCGGCATTATTTGGCCGACGTCGACGGCGAATTCCTCCAGTGCGTCACGCGAGGAAAAAAAACCAACGTGGCGGTGGGCGACATCGTCCACCTGAAACGCACGTCGAACGACCAGGCCGTGATCGAGAAGATCGCCGAGCGCACCACGCTGCTGTACCGCTCCGACCAGTACAAGAGCAAGCTGCTGGCCGCGAACATCAGCCGGCTGTTCATCGTCATCGCGACGGAACCCAGCTTTGCCGACGACCTCGTGTCGCGCGCCCTCGTCGCCTGCGAGGCGGCCGGCGTCGACGCCCACCTCATCCTGAACAAGGTCGACCTCGAACCCAACCTCGCCCGCGCGCGCGAACGCGCGAGCCTGTACACGAACCTCGGCTACCCGCTGCACGAGGTGTCGGCGAAGACGCATCCCGAGGAAACCGTGGCGGCATTGACGCCGCTGCTGCAGGACCAGTCATCGATCCTGATCGGCCAGTCGGGCATGGGCAAGTCGTCGA includes:
- a CDS encoding 4a-hydroxytetrahydrobiopterin dehydratase, yielding MSLVDRHCVHGAPALDDAALPPLLAEIPDWRVNGNRIEREFVFRDFHETMEFVNALAFMIHREDHHPDLTVGYRRCTAAWTTHSAGNRLSDNDFICAAKADALYAGRAGA
- the rsgA gene encoding ribosome small subunit-dependent GTPase A; this translates as MSKQEFTGTIVAAHGRHYLADVDGEFLQCVTRGKKTNVAVGDIVHLKRTSNDQAVIEKIAERTTLLYRSDQYKSKLLAANISRLFIVIATEPSFADDLVSRALVACEAAGVDAHLILNKVDLEPNLARARERASLYTNLGYPLHEVSAKTHPEETVAALTPLLQDQSSILIGQSGMGKSSIVNLLVPDADIAVREISEALDTGKHTTTFTRLYKLPAGGTLIDSPGFQEFGLYHLTEGMLERAFVEFKPYLGGCKYYNCRHLAEPQCAVLQAVADGKIAKLRHELYAQLLHESAQTLY
- a CDS encoding M48 family metallopeptidase, with translation MLSSAFSVLFVVFLLLTLGLRYWLARRHIRHVLAHRAQVPAEFAARIPLSAHQKAADYTVAKTRFGLWGALWNTLVLTGFTLLGGLQALSTALLHATGPGMVHQILLIVAFAIVSGALDLPFSYYRQFVLEERFGFNKMTVGLWIADAVKGGLVGAVIGLPLLWVVLTLMDKTGALWWLYAWLVWSGFQLLMMVLYPTVIAPLFNKFTPLTDDKLKDRIEGLMTRVGFAAKGLFVMDGSKRSAHGNAYFSGFGSNKRIVFFDTLLSRLAPEEIEAVLAHELGHFKLKHIIKRIGVLFVLSLAFLALLGWLKTQVWFYTGLGVLPLLGQSNDAMALLLFSLVLPVFTFPFSPLTSITSRKHEFEADAFAASHSDARDLVSALVKMYEDNASTLTPDPIHSAFYDSHPPASVRIRHLHLTGAA